Proteins from a single region of Runella sp. SP2:
- a CDS encoding LacI family DNA-binding transcriptional regulator: protein MNKNTAVTIKDIANALNLSASTVSRALRGMPEIHPETRQAVLQLAEDMDYQPNQLAKNLVKSRTKTIGLILPTLSYHFFASMLNSIEEAAMQAGYSVVVCQTNESYLREVAQIQNLLHSQVEGVIMSLARDTSDFEHIYRLQRKNMPLVIFDRYSTDIDASRVIVDNHEAAFKATQHLIENGCQRLGCMAGPPHLLISNERLRGFKDALEHYGLPYNERYVFHNDFTQENTMMQALNMMSLPTPPDGILTMTDRIAFATMYAFKQKGIRIPEDVAIVSFNNDPTCIYLSPSLTSVNQPIQEMGAQVVRLLLKQLENDQPVVAETIVLSTQLMIRESSMVEGRKK, encoded by the coding sequence ATGAATAAAAATACGGCCGTCACGATCAAAGACATTGCTAATGCCCTCAATTTATCTGCCTCGACCGTGTCGCGCGCTTTGCGCGGGATGCCCGAGATACACCCCGAAACTCGCCAAGCGGTGTTACAGTTGGCGGAGGACATGGACTACCAACCCAATCAGTTGGCAAAAAACCTTGTCAAAAGCCGCACAAAAACCATTGGGCTGATTTTACCGACCTTGAGTTATCATTTTTTTGCGTCGATGCTCAACAGCATCGAGGAGGCAGCCATGCAAGCGGGCTACAGTGTGGTGGTATGCCAAACCAACGAATCGTATTTACGGGAAGTTGCTCAGATTCAAAACCTGCTTCACAGCCAAGTTGAAGGGGTGATTATGTCGTTGGCGCGCGATACGAGCGATTTTGAACACATTTATCGCTTGCAGCGCAAAAATATGCCCCTCGTGATTTTTGACCGCTATTCAACCGACATCGACGCCTCGCGGGTCATCGTTGACAACCACGAAGCGGCTTTTAAGGCAACCCAACACCTCATCGAAAACGGCTGCCAACGCCTTGGCTGCATGGCAGGCCCGCCGCACCTGCTTATCAGCAACGAGCGTTTACGAGGCTTCAAAGACGCCCTCGAACACTACGGCCTGCCCTACAACGAGCGCTACGTTTTTCACAATGATTTTACCCAAGAAAACACCATGATGCAGGCACTCAATATGATGAGCTTGCCCACACCGCCCGACGGAATTCTGACCATGACCGATCGCATTGCGTTTGCCACCATGTATGCTTTTAAACAAAAAGGAATTCGGATTCCTGAGGACGTGGCCATTGTGAGTTTCAACAACGACCCCACCTGCATTTATCTTTCGCCATCGCTTACGAGTGTCAACCAGCCCATTCAAGAAATGGGTGCACAAGTCGTTCGGCTTTTACTCAAACAACTTGAAAACGACCAACCTGTCGTTGCCGAAACGATTGTACTCAGTACGCAACTGATGATTAGGGAGTCATCGATGGTTGAAGGGCGAAAAAAATAA
- a CDS encoding glycoside hydrolase family 88 protein gives MKKILVCVMTVLTLSAWGQSKIDVKKEFEFAAKQYEGMLAAHPDITKFPQSTNPDGTPRDMKSSWWCSGFFGGSLWYIYEFNKAPQWKEAAHKWTMAVEKEQYNKGTHDLGFMIYCPFGNGYRLTKNEAYKPIMLTGAQSLATRFDPKVGLIKSWNSFKGGYNYPVIIDNMMNLEFLFWAAKTSGNKDLYNLCITHADNTMKHHYRPDHSAYHVICYGPNGEVLAKKNHQGAFDESSWSRGQSWGMYGYTVMYRETKDQKYLDHARNIADYLLSHPNMPADKVPYWDYNKPGEERDASAGAILASGLLELSTYGGKNAKNYYNTAVTILESLSKPPYKAELGKNNHFILQHSVGHKLGNSEIDVPLVYADYYYLEGLLRYQALNKKKK, from the coding sequence ATGAAGAAAATCCTTGTGTGTGTTATGACTGTGCTGACGCTGTCGGCATGGGGGCAGTCCAAAATTGATGTAAAAAAAGAGTTTGAGTTTGCCGCCAAGCAGTACGAAGGAATGTTGGCAGCTCACCCCGACATTACGAAGTTTCCCCAATCGACAAACCCCGACGGAACCCCGCGCGACATGAAGTCGAGCTGGTGGTGCAGCGGATTCTTTGGAGGTTCTTTGTGGTATATTTATGAATTTAACAAAGCGCCTCAGTGGAAAGAAGCTGCCCACAAATGGACGATGGCCGTCGAAAAGGAGCAGTACAATAAAGGCACGCACGATTTGGGCTTTATGATTTATTGTCCGTTTGGAAATGGTTACCGCCTGACCAAAAACGAAGCCTACAAACCTATCATGCTGACAGGGGCGCAGTCGTTGGCGACACGTTTTGATCCCAAAGTGGGGCTGATTAAGTCTTGGAATAGCTTCAAAGGTGGGTACAATTACCCCGTGATTATTGACAATATGATGAATTTGGAGTTTTTGTTTTGGGCAGCGAAAACGTCGGGCAACAAAGACTTGTATAATTTGTGTATCACGCACGCCGATAACACCATGAAACACCACTATCGCCCCGACCACAGCGCCTATCACGTTATCTGCTACGGGCCAAATGGTGAAGTATTGGCCAAGAAAAACCACCAAGGCGCGTTTGACGAGTCGTCGTGGTCAAGAGGGCAATCGTGGGGAATGTACGGGTACACAGTCATGTACCGCGAAACTAAAGACCAAAAATACCTCGATCATGCGCGCAATATCGCTGACTATTTGTTGAGCCACCCCAACATGCCAGCCGACAAAGTACCGTACTGGGACTACAACAAACCAGGGGAAGAACGCGATGCTTCAGCAGGGGCGATTTTGGCGTCGGGCTTGTTGGAGTTGAGTACCTACGGTGGTAAAAATGCTAAAAACTACTACAACACTGCCGTTACAATTTTGGAAAGCTTGTCGAAACCACCTTACAAAGCAGAGTTGGGCAAAAACAATCATTTTATTCTACAACACAGCGTAGGACACAAGTTAGGTAATTCGGAGATTGATGTGCCTTTGGTATATGCCGACTATTACTACTTGGAAGGACTGCTCCGTTACCAAGCCTTGAACAAGAAGAAAAAATAG
- a CDS encoding RNA polymerase sigma factor has translation MKPIETSSSQVDSQLWSQLKNGSEWALGRLVKKYFNPLQNYGCKFVPSEDFVKDCVQEVFIEVWQRRERLSTPVSVRAYLLSSVRKKVLREGFRQRILKDEQHEIDTILDWHSQELPHEWAIIEQENVELLTQKITILLDKLPKRQREAIYLQFYQNLNRDEIAQIMEVNPQSVSNLVQSALKVFRTHWQVIQVLLGVILFH, from the coding sequence ATGAAGCCAATAGAAACCTCATCGTCCCAAGTGGATAGTCAGCTATGGTCCCAGTTGAAAAATGGGAGTGAGTGGGCGTTGGGCAGGCTCGTTAAAAAATATTTCAATCCTTTACAAAATTATGGGTGCAAGTTCGTCCCCTCCGAAGATTTTGTAAAGGATTGTGTCCAAGAGGTATTCATTGAAGTATGGCAACGCCGCGAACGCCTCAGCACTCCCGTGAGCGTCAGGGCGTATTTGTTGAGTTCGGTCCGAAAAAAAGTGCTGAGGGAAGGCTTTCGGCAACGAATTTTGAAGGATGAACAACACGAAATCGACACCATCTTGGATTGGCATTCACAAGAGCTTCCGCACGAATGGGCGATTATTGAACAAGAGAATGTTGAATTATTGACCCAAAAAATCACGATTTTACTGGATAAACTGCCCAAAAGACAACGTGAAGCTATCTATTTGCAATTTTATCAAAACCTGAATCGGGATGAAATTGCGCAGATAATGGAGGTTAACCCGCAGTCGGTTTCCAATTTGGTACAGTCAGCATTGAAAGTATTTCGTACCCATTGGCAAGTGATTCAGGTGTTGTTGGGGGTAATTTTATTCCATTGA